In Prunus dulcis chromosome 1, ALMONDv2, whole genome shotgun sequence, the following are encoded in one genomic region:
- the LOC117617434 gene encoding protein NIM1-INTERACTING 2, giving the protein MDGEKRKRDDGGRVEGKKAKVEGDHRQTVTEEEVEEFFAILRRIHWAAKHLGKTDDGLTASMKWRPSFEVQDFEEDNINLIKDQKDGEKKAEGDFSLDLNSHPETESIS; this is encoded by the coding sequence ATGGATGGTGAAAAGCGAAAGCGGGATGACGGGGGCAGAGTAGAGGGGAAGAAAGCGAAAGTGGAGGGAGATCATCGGCAGACGGTAAcggaggaggaggtggaggagtTCTTTGCCATACTGAGGAGGATACACTGGGCAGCCAAGCACTTGGGCAAAACCGACGACGGATTGACGGCGTCAATGAAATGGAGGCCCTCTTTCGAAGTGCAGGATTTTGAGGAAGATAACATTAATCTTATAAAAGATCAAAAGGATGGAGAGAAAAAAGCGGAGGGGGATTTCAGTTTGGATCTCAACTCGCATCCTGAAACTGAAAGCATCAGTTGA
- the LOC117632879 gene encoding alpha-xylosidase 1 encodes MCSLCLSSLLLVLLVLCFSGVSSADTAVNPTIKGKGYRLVSIEETPDGGLLGHLQLIQNSKVYGPDIPLLQLYVKHETQDRLRVHITDAQKQRWEVPYNLLPREQPPSLTQTIGKTGKKPITVSEYSGSELIFNYISDPFGFAVKRKSDGQVLFNSSSDPKDPYGELVFKDQYLEISTSLPKDASLYGLGENSQPHGIKLYPNDPYTLFTTDVSAINLNTDLYGSHPVYMDLRNVGGQAYAHSVLLLNSNGMDVFYRGTSLTYKVIGGVFDFYFFAGPTPLGVVDQYTSFVGRPAPMPYWSLGFHQCRWGYHNLSVVEDVVENYKKAKIPLDVIWNDDDHMDGHKDFTLNPKNYPRPKLLAFLDKIHSIGMKYIVIIDPGIGVNTSYGVYQRGLANDVFIKYEGEPFLAQVWPGAVNFPDFLNPKTVSWWGDEIRRFHELVPVDGLWIDMNEASNFCSGKCKIPKGQCPTGSGPGWVCCLDCKNITKTRWDEPPYKINASGLQVPIGFKTIATSATHYNGVLEYDAHSLYGFSQSIATHKALQGLEGKRPFILTRSTYVGSGRYAAHWTGDNKGTWEDLKISITTVLNFGIFGVPMVGADICGFYPAPTEELCNRWIEVGAFYPFSRDHANFYSPRQELYQWESVAESARNALGMRYKLLPYLYTLNYEAHISGAPIARPLFFSFPTYTETYGLSTQFLLGSSVMISPVLEQGKSKVKALFPPGTWYSLFDLTQVINSKQGKYVTLDAPLHVVNVHVYQNAILPMQQGGLISKAARTTPFNLVVTFPAGASNATAKGNLFLDDDELPEMNLGSGYSTYVDFYATVSQGSVKVWSEVQEGKFALGKGWVVEKVSVLGLDGSGGTSALEVDGNPVTSVSSIELSVSEQKYLEEAEYGETTKSVMVDVNGLSLPVGKNFALSWKMGIKA; translated from the exons ATGTGCTCCCTATGTCTTTCTTCGCTGCTTCTAGTCTTGTTGGTCCTCTGTTTCTCTGGTGTGAGCTCAGCTGACACCGCCGTTAACCCCACCATTAAAGGCAAAGGCTACCGTTTGGTCTCCATTGAAGAGACCCCTGATGGTGGCCTTCTGGGTCATCTCCAACTCATACAGAACTCCAAGGTCTACGGTCCTGATATCCCCCTCTTGCAGCTCTATGTCAA GCACGAGACGCAGGACCGTTTGAGGGTCCACATAACCGATGCTCAGAAGCAGAGATGGGAGGTTCCGTACAATCTTTTACCCAGAGAGCAGCCTCCGTCACTGACACAAACCATTGGGAAAACAGGGAAGAAACCCATAACAGTCTCCGAGTACTCTGGCTCTGAGCTGATCTTCAACTACATCTCAGACCCATTTGGGTTTGCAGTGAAGAGAAAGTCAGATGGGCAAGTTCTTTTCAACTCGAGCTCTGATCCTAAAGACCCATATGGTGAATTGGTGTTTAAGGACCAGTACCTCGAGATTTCCACTAGTTTGCCCAAAGATGCATCCTTGTATGGTTTGGGAGAGAACTCACAGCCACATGGGATCAAACTCTACCCAAATGATCCATACACTCTGTTCACCACTGATGTCTCAGCCATTAATCTTAACACTGATTTATATGGCTCCCACCCTGTTTATATGGATCTGAGAAATGTGGGTGGTCAGGCTTATGCACACTCTGTTTTGTTGCTCAACAGCAATGGCATGGATGTGTTTTACAGAGGAACTTCTTTGACATACAAGGTCATTGGGGGTGTCTTTGATTTTTACTTCTTTGCCGGGCCTACACCATTGGGTGTTGTTGATCAGTACACGTCATTCGTAGGCAGACCAGCCCCAATGCCTTACTGGTCTCTGG GATTCCACCAATGCAGATGGGGTTACCACAACTTATCAGTGGTTGAAGACGTTGTTGAGAACTACAAAAAGGCTAAAATCCCGCTAGATGTAATTTGGAATGATGATGATCACATGGATGGACACAAAGACTTCACCCTCAACCCCAAAAACTACCCTCGGCCAAAGCTTTTGGCATTCCTAGACAAAATACACAGCATAGGCATGAAGTACATTGTCATCATCGATCCTGGAATTGGTGTCAATACCAGTTACGGTGTATACCAAAGAGGTTTAGCTAATGATGTTTTCATCAAATATGAGGGTGAACCCTTCTTGGCGCAAGTTTGGCCAGGGGCTGTAAACTTTCCCGACTTCCTCAACCCGAAAACTGTATCGTGGTGGGGTGATGAGATCCGCCGCTTTCATGAACTTGTCCCTGTTGATGGCTTATGGATTGACATGAACGAGGCTTCAAATTTCTGTTCTGGGAAGTGCAAAATTCCAAAGGGGCAGTGCCCGACTGGTTCTGGACCTGGCTGGGTATGTTGCTTGGATTGCAAAAACATTACAAAGACGAGATGGGATGAACCACCCTACAAGATAAATGCTTCAGGATTGCAGGTCCCCATTGGGTTCAAAACCATAGCCACTAGTGCAACTCATTACAATGGTGTTTTGGAGTACGATGCTCACAGTCTCTATGGGTTTTCCCAATCCATTGCAACTCACAAAGCTCTTCAAGGGCTTGAGGGCAAGCGACCTTTTATATTAACCCGCTCCACGTATGTTGGTTCGGGTAGGTATGCTGCACATTGGACAGGTGATAATAAGGGCACTTGGGAGGATTTGAAGATATCAATCACTACCGTGCTTAACTTTGGAATATTTGGAGTGCCAATGGTTGGTGCAGACATATGTGGGTTCTATCCGGCACCTACTGAAGAGCTTTGCAACCGTTGGATTGAAGTAGGTGCATTCTATCCCTTTTCGAGGGATCATGCAAACTTCTATTCCCCAAGACAAGAGCTTTATCAATGGGAGTCGGTAGCTGAGTCTGCTCGAAATGCTCTAGGGATGAGGTATAAGCTCCTTCCTTACCTTTACACATTGAACTATGAAGCTCATATCAGTGGAGCACCAATTGCCAGGCCACTCTTCTTCTCATTCCCAACATACACTGAAACCTATGGATTGAGCACTCAATTTTTGCTAGGGAGCAGTGTTATGATTTCACCGGTGCTAGAGCAGGGAAAATCTAAGGTTAAGGCATTGTTTCCTCCTGGAACCTGGTACAGTTTATTTGATCTGACACAGGTCATTAATTCAAAACAGGGCAAGTATGTTACACTTGATGCGCCTTTGCATGTAGTTAATGTGCATGTGTATCAGAATGCAATTCTACCAATGCAGCAGGGTGGACTGATATCTAAAGCAGCAAGAACAACCCCTTTTAACCTCGTAGTAACCTTCCCAGCAGGGGCAAGCAATGCAACAGCTAAGGGGAACCTGTTCCTTGATGACGATGAGCTTCCAGAAATGAACCTTGGAAGTGGTTACTCCACGTATGTTGATTTCTACGCAACTGTAAGTCAAGGAAGTGTGAAAGTATGGTCAGAAGTTCAGGAGGGTAAGTTTGCTTTAGGCAAAGGCTGGGTTGTGGAGAAGGTGAGTGTGTTGGGATTGGATGGTAGTGGAGGAACATCTGCTCTTGAGGTTGATGGAAACCCAGTGACAAGTGTTTCAAGCATAGAGTTGAGTGTATCGGAACAGAAGTACCTTGAGGAGGCGGAATATGGAGAGACGACCAAGAGTGTGATGGTGGACGTTAATGGTTTGTCCCTTCCTGTGGGGAAAAACTTTGCTCTGTCATGGAAAATGGGGATAAAAGCTTGA